Part of the Acidobacteriota bacterium genome is shown below.
AGACCCAGTGGACGAGTGCGGCGGTTTCCCGGGAACGGAAGTCTCCGTCGGAGGGGAAGCCGTCCCACTCTTCCACCGGCTCGGGGCGCGTTTTACGGAAATGGCTGATGATGAGATTGCGCGCAACGGTCTTCAGCCAAGCGATGGGACTGTCGGGCAGTCCCCGCTTTTGCCAATGTCTGAGTCCGCGCAGGAAACTCTCCTGCACGACGTCCTCAGCGAGGGCGCGATCGCCTCCCGTCCGCCGCGAGACGTAAGCGTAAAGCTCGTAGACTGTCTCGCGGTAGATGTGCCGGACGCGGTCGGAG
Proteins encoded:
- a CDS encoding sigma-70 family RNA polymerase sigma factor — protein: MKKRERITSDRVRHIYRETVYELYAYVSRRTGGDRALAEDVVQESFLRGLRHWQKRGLPDSPIAWLKTVARNLIISHFRKTRPEPVEEWDGFPSDGDFRSRETAALVHWVLGRLRDEQASLLEAFHFEGKRVRELAGEMGISERAVEGRLRRARTAFKERLKAVSPRKGRS